A region of Paenimyroides aestuarii DNA encodes the following proteins:
- a CDS encoding radical SAM protein — protein sequence MPTRKYTYYDYTISLCPECLKRIDAKIVFEDEKVYMLKRCPEHGNSRVLIADDIPYYKNIRNYNKPSETPYKFNTKTHYGCPYDCGLCPDHEQHSCLTIIEITDRCNLTCPTCYAGSSPTYGRHRTLAEVKTMLDTIVANEKEPDVVQISGGEPTLHPQFFEILDYAKSLPIKHLMVNTNGLLIAKDFDFAKRLKSYAPDFEIYLQFDSFKEEALYQLRGANLKKIREKALEHLNELNLSTTLVVTLQKGLNDDEMGEIIDYALKQKCVRGVTFQPTQIAGRLDNFNHETDRITLTEVRRKILEQSTIFSPDDIIPVPCNPDALAMGYVLKLEGNNLPLTRYINPTDLLDNSKNTIVYEQDEALHQKMFEIFSTGTSTDKASDKLHQLLCCLPFVEAPNLGYDNLFRIIIMQFIDAHNFDVRAIKKSCVHIVNKDNTIIPFETMNLFYRDDKIERLKALQNETKL from the coding sequence ATGCCTACTAGAAAATATACTTATTACGATTATACCATCAGTTTGTGTCCTGAATGTTTAAAACGTATTGATGCCAAAATTGTGTTTGAAGACGAAAAGGTGTATATGCTCAAAAGATGTCCAGAACATGGAAATTCGCGCGTGCTCATTGCAGACGATATCCCCTATTATAAAAACATCAGAAACTATAACAAGCCTTCAGAAACGCCATATAAATTCAATACCAAAACGCATTATGGTTGCCCATATGATTGTGGTCTTTGCCCAGACCATGAGCAGCACTCTTGTCTAACGATTATTGAAATTACGGATCGTTGCAATTTAACCTGTCCCACTTGCTATGCAGGTTCTTCACCCACATACGGAAGGCATAGAACCCTAGCGGAAGTTAAAACCATGTTAGACACCATTGTTGCGAATGAAAAAGAGCCAGATGTGGTGCAAATAAGCGGAGGCGAACCAACACTGCATCCTCAATTTTTTGAAATTTTGGATTATGCTAAATCCTTGCCCATTAAACACTTGATGGTAAACACCAATGGACTTTTAATTGCCAAAGATTTTGATTTTGCCAAACGCCTAAAGTCCTATGCACCCGACTTTGAAATTTACTTGCAATTTGACTCATTCAAAGAAGAAGCCTTGTATCAATTGCGGGGTGCCAATTTAAAGAAAATCCGAGAAAAAGCCTTGGAACATCTCAATGAGCTCAACCTTTCTACCACCTTGGTTGTCACGCTGCAAAAAGGATTGAACGATGATGAAATGGGCGAAATAATTGACTATGCTCTAAAGCAAAAATGTGTGCGAGGTGTCACATTTCAACCCACACAAATTGCGGGTAGATTGGATAATTTCAACCATGAAACCGACCGAATTACGCTCACCGAGGTCAGAAGGAAAATATTAGAACAATCAACCATTTTCAGTCCAGATGATATCATTCCTGTCCCGTGTAATCCAGATGCTTTGGCCATGGGATATGTGCTGAAACTAGAGGGAAACAACCTACCGCTCACCCGCTACATCAACCCAACCGATTTGCTAGACAATAGTAAAAACACGATTGTATATGAGCAAGATGAAGCGCTGCATCAAAAAATGTTTGAAATTTTTAGTACTGGAACTTCTACCGACAAAGCATCTGATAAGTTGCACCAATTGCTTTGTTGTTTGCCGTTTGTAGAAGCACCCAACCTTGGCTATGACAATTTGTTTAGAATCATTATTATGCAGTTTATAGACGCCCATAATTTTGATGTGAGAGCCATAAAAAAATCATGTGTACATATCGTAAATAAGGATAATACCATCATTCCTTTCGAAACTATGAATCTTTTTTATAGAGATGATAAAATAGAACGATTAAAAGCATTACAAAACGAAACAAAATTATAA
- a CDS encoding STM3941 family protein: MNNQQQIEIPLSKTKMTRTFIGSIIFVILGVWFLVNPPELNNPILGNSVVIYVIGLLSIVFFGFIGIMIFRKLFDKKAGLIINQDGIIDNTSGLSIGFIPWSEIQEISSTQVMNQKFISIVLKNPEAFMEKISNPIQKNAMKMNYKTSDSPISISSNALKTDFNKLFNLLKEKMNEYKS, from the coding sequence ATGAATAACCAACAACAAATTGAAATTCCGCTTAGCAAAACCAAAATGACACGCACATTTATTGGTTCCATAATTTTTGTAATCCTTGGTGTTTGGTTTTTAGTAAACCCACCAGAGCTGAACAATCCAATCTTAGGAAATTCAGTAGTAATTTATGTTATTGGATTGTTATCTATAGTGTTTTTTGGTTTTATAGGAATAATGATTTTTCGCAAATTGTTTGACAAAAAAGCTGGACTTATCATTAATCAAGACGGAATTATTGACAATACAAGTGGCTTGTCAATTGGGTTCATTCCATGGAGTGAAATTCAAGAAATTTCGAGCACTCAGGTCATGAATCAAAAGTTTATATCGATTGTCCTTAAAAATCCTGAAGCGTTTATGGAAAAGATTTCAAATCCAATCCAAAAAAATGCAATGAAAATGAATTATAAAACCTCGGATTCGCCCATTAGTATTTCCTCAAACGCCTTAAAAACAGATTTTAACAAACTATTCAACTTACTCAAAGAAAAAATGAACGAATACAAATCATAG
- the glmS gene encoding glutamine--fructose-6-phosphate transaminase (isomerizing) yields the protein MCGIVGYIGTKDAYPIIIKGLKRLEYRGYDSAGVALFNGEQFIASKTKGKVSDLEERAQAENTLKGSMGIGHTRWATHGVPNDVNSHPHFSNSGELVIIHNGIIENYEPLKQELINRGYTFKSDTDTEVLVNLIEDIQRNKGLKLGKAVQVALNQVIGAYAICVMDIKKPNEIVAARLGSPLAIGIGEGEYFVASDASPFIEYTNNAIYLEDEEMAIIRLHKPIKIRKIKSDSEVSPYIQELQLNLEQIEKGGYDHFMLKEIYEQPQVIRDTFRGRLLSDQGLIKMAGIEDNLAKFINAKRIIIVACGTSWHAAQVAEYMIEEFARIPVEVEYASEFRYRNPIIHTDDVVLAISQSGETADTLAAIKLAKEKGAFVFGVCNVVGSSISRETHAGAYTHAGPEIGVASTKAFTTQITVLALIALRLAKAKGTMSQPDYLRNLIELELIPEKVQEALLENDRILEIAHIYKDAANCLFLGRGFNFPVALEGALKLKEISYIHAEGYPAAEMKHGPIALIDENMPVIVIAPQQNHYDKVVSNIQEIKARSGKIIALVSKGDQQVRNLADHIIEMPHSTEALTSIIATIPLQLLSYHVAVLRGTNVDQPRNLAKSVTVE from the coding sequence AAAGATGCTTATCCAATAATAATAAAAGGTTTAAAGCGATTGGAATACCGCGGATATGATAGTGCTGGAGTGGCATTGTTTAACGGCGAACAATTCATAGCAAGCAAAACCAAAGGCAAAGTTTCTGATTTGGAAGAAAGAGCCCAAGCAGAAAATACTCTAAAAGGGTCAATGGGAATTGGTCATACACGTTGGGCAACACACGGAGTGCCAAACGATGTAAACTCTCATCCTCACTTTTCAAACTCAGGCGAGTTGGTGATTATTCACAATGGTATCATTGAAAATTACGAGCCATTAAAACAAGAATTAATCAATCGTGGTTATACCTTTAAATCGGATACCGATACCGAAGTTTTGGTGAATCTTATCGAAGATATTCAAAGAAACAAAGGCTTAAAGTTAGGAAAAGCCGTGCAAGTAGCATTGAATCAAGTAATTGGTGCCTATGCAATTTGTGTGATGGATATTAAAAAACCCAATGAAATTGTAGCAGCTCGTTTGGGCAGTCCGTTGGCAATTGGTATTGGCGAAGGTGAATATTTTGTGGCATCTGATGCTTCTCCGTTTATTGAATACACCAACAATGCGATTTATTTGGAAGACGAAGAAATGGCAATTATTCGTTTACACAAACCTATCAAAATCCGAAAAATTAAGTCAGATAGCGAAGTAAGTCCTTATATTCAAGAGTTGCAATTGAACCTAGAGCAAATTGAAAAAGGAGGTTACGATCATTTCATGTTAAAAGAAATTTACGAACAACCACAAGTTATTCGTGACACGTTCCGCGGGCGTTTGCTAAGCGACCAAGGATTGATCAAAATGGCAGGAATTGAAGATAACTTAGCAAAATTCATCAACGCAAAACGCATTATTATTGTGGCTTGCGGCACATCATGGCACGCTGCACAAGTCGCAGAATACATGATTGAAGAATTTGCACGCATCCCTGTGGAAGTGGAATATGCATCAGAATTTAGATACCGAAATCCTATCATCCATACAGACGATGTGGTACTTGCCATTTCACAATCGGGTGAAACGGCTGATACCTTGGCTGCTATAAAATTAGCTAAAGAAAAAGGAGCGTTTGTATTTGGCGTTTGTAACGTAGTTGGATCGTCCATTTCTCGTGAAACACATGCAGGTGCTTACACACACGCCGGTCCTGAAATTGGTGTGGCGTCAACAAAAGCTTTCACTACACAAATTACCGTTTTGGCTTTAATTGCATTGCGTTTGGCAAAAGCAAAAGGAACCATGTCGCAACCCGATTATTTAAGAAACTTAATAGAATTAGAACTGATTCCTGAAAAAGTACAAGAAGCTTTATTGGAAAATGATCGTATTTTGGAAATTGCACATATTTATAAAGATGCAGCCAATTGCTTATTTTTAGGTCGCGGGTTTAATTTCCCCGTAGCTTTAGAAGGTGCTTTAAAATTAAAGGAAATTTCATACATTCATGCAGAAGGGTATCCGGCTGCCGAAATGAAACACGGCCCTATTGCTTTGATCGACGAAAACATGCCGGTTATTGTAATTGCGCCACAGCAAAACCACTATGATAAAGTGGTGAGCAATATACAAGAAATAAAAGCCCGCAGCGGAAAAATTATTGCATTGGTATCAAAAGGAGATCAACAAGTTCGCAATTTAGCAGATCACATCATTGAAATGCCTCATTCAACCGAGGCTTTAACTTCGATTATTGCGACTATACCTTTGCAATTACTATCGTATCACGTAGCTGTTTTACGCGGTACCAACGTAGATCAACCTAGAAATTTAGCCAAATCGGTTACTGTTGAATAA
- a CDS encoding prolipoprotein diacylglyceryl transferase, whose amino-acid sequence MHLILEYLAFFIAFRFYVYLRKHKPDSISSKNRLSIILGAIFGAFLGSRFFGFLENPMIAVSADNLLQLLNTKTIMGGLFGGLLGVELAKKIIHEKKSSGDLFTYPIILGIIIGRIGCFLSGTNEFTYGKETHFFLGMNLGDGLSRHPIALYEIIFLLFLVFFLQKISNFTKRKNGLLFQLFMIAYFGFRFGIEFLKPNVFYVFGLSSIQWLCVICWIYYAPTLKKLIKNAY is encoded by the coding sequence GTGCATCTAATCCTGGAGTATCTGGCGTTTTTTATTGCGTTCAGGTTTTATGTTTATTTGCGCAAACACAAACCGGATAGCATCTCTAGCAAAAACCGACTGTCTATCATTTTAGGGGCAATTTTTGGTGCTTTTTTGGGGTCAAGATTTTTCGGGTTTTTAGAAAATCCTATGATTGCCGTCAGTGCCGATAATCTATTGCAATTGCTGAATACAAAAACCATTATGGGCGGTTTGTTTGGTGGACTTTTGGGCGTGGAATTGGCAAAGAAAATCATTCATGAAAAAAAATCATCGGGCGATTTATTTACCTATCCCATCATTTTGGGAATTATCATTGGCCGAATCGGTTGTTTTTTGAGCGGAACCAACGAATTTACCTATGGCAAAGAAACTCATTTCTTTTTGGGGATGAATTTAGGTGATGGTTTGTCTCGGCATCCAATTGCTTTGTATGAAATTATTTTCTTGCTATTTTTGGTCTTTTTCCTTCAAAAAATATCCAATTTTACGAAAAGAAAAAACGGATTATTATTCCAATTATTTATGATTGCCTACTTTGGATTTCGCTTTGGGATTGAATTCCTGAAACCAAATGTGTTCTATGTATTTGGACTCAGCAGCATTCAATGGCTTTGTGTCATTTGCTGGATTTATTATGCACCAACCTTAAAAAAATTAATTAAAAATGCCTACTAG
- a CDS encoding metallophosphoesterase produces MKQLSIKKILKFIFRGILIFIGLIFLLLLIIGFRVEHQDGTYDNWSGLRALFQKDRDFGIFINQQEKYELDGIDGPYLVNSSIYRVDSTNNLIKKTFKNSDSILVQVNNNDLDRFYFTKKDTITRNPFLYETPEKLIAISDVEGNFDGFSSFLQNNQVIDKNFNWIFGNGHLVLVGDFVDRGNNVVPVLWLIYKLEEQAEKQGGKVHYILGNHELLNFQGRYKYNDRKYVKVAKLIYEKENNKNAVSFMYSDKTELGKWLHSKNGIEKIGDYIFVHAGLSPKILDFNLTFSQINEIARNNWDKDLYNKPEKDEKANFLIGREGIFWYRGLAMDYKYYDKITENELDKILSFYQAKKMVFGHSVVDDITKDFNGKIIDIDLKHGKEKNSEKTKGLLIENGIEYKLDGKGKKTKL; encoded by the coding sequence ATGAAACAACTGTCAATAAAGAAAATTTTAAAATTCATCTTTCGCGGAATACTAATTTTTATAGGTTTAATTTTTCTTTTACTTCTAATTATTGGTTTTCGTGTGGAACATCAAGATGGAACCTATGACAATTGGTCTGGACTACGGGCTCTCTTTCAAAAAGACAGAGATTTTGGAATATTTATTAACCAACAAGAAAAATATGAACTTGACGGAATAGATGGGCCTTATTTAGTCAACTCATCAATTTATCGGGTTGATTCAACTAATAATTTAATCAAAAAGACTTTTAAAAATTCAGATTCTATTCTCGTTCAAGTAAATAATAACGATTTAGACAGATTCTATTTTACCAAAAAAGATACAATAACACGAAATCCGTTTCTATACGAAACTCCCGAAAAATTAATTGCAATTTCTGATGTAGAAGGAAATTTTGACGGATTTTCAAGTTTCCTACAGAACAATCAGGTTATTGACAAAAATTTCAATTGGATATTTGGAAATGGACATTTGGTTTTAGTTGGCGATTTTGTGGATAGAGGGAACAATGTTGTTCCGGTTCTCTGGTTGATTTACAAATTGGAAGAACAGGCAGAAAAACAAGGTGGCAAAGTTCATTATATTTTAGGAAACCACGAATTATTAAATTTTCAAGGTAGGTATAAATACAACGACAGAAAGTATGTAAAAGTTGCTAAACTCATTTATGAGAAGGAAAACAATAAAAATGCAGTTAGTTTTATGTATTCTGACAAAACAGAACTTGGAAAATGGTTGCATTCCAAAAACGGAATTGAGAAAATCGGAGATTATATTTTCGTTCACGCAGGATTAAGTCCTAAAATTTTAGATTTTAACCTTACTTTTTCTCAAATCAATGAAATTGCAAGAAATAACTGGGATAAAGATTTATACAACAAACCCGAAAAAGATGAAAAAGCAAATTTTCTAATAGGACGAGAAGGGATATTTTGGTATCGTGGATTAGCGATGGACTACAAATATTACGATAAAATAACGGAAAACGAATTAGACAAAATCCTTTCATTTTATCAAGCAAAAAAAATGGTTTTCGGTCATTCTGTAGTTGACGACATCACAAAAGATTTTAATGGAAAAATCATTGATATTGATTTAAAACACGGAAAAGAAAAGAACTCCGAAAAAACAAAAGGATTACTAATTGAAAACGGAATTGAATATAAACTTGACGGAAAAGGAAAGAAAACCAAACTATAA